From a single Arachis hypogaea cultivar Tifrunner chromosome 3, arahy.Tifrunner.gnm2.J5K5, whole genome shotgun sequence genomic region:
- the LOC112789194 gene encoding ENHANCER OF AG-4 protein 2 codes for MAPGRRRGANKAKANGHLRLGDLVLAKVKGFPAWPAKISRPEDWQKPPDPKKYFVQFFGTKEIAFVAPADIQAFTSESKNKLSARGQGKTKYFTQAVKEICAAFDEIQRPKPSGLTDDTDNSNIGSEAPSVDGGVGNIADTNDAAVSNSEKDSNACSTFENSAQLIGEHERQDEKLSVPNLESSSPVVKNKLSVSPVIKNANKSNAAKNAGVFRQEEGVHSLLTNGSKPRKLGTDSKRNDAADDRNQNGGSFAGSFSMKGDSTEGANLSRSGETLKSGKKRKNSFSVKSDSLDILHSDSKDHTGTKNKTLLKVKRSLDSEEADSKDSGKQKKIQIHAKNTKKLKRMDAKDDRSTSPGSTVEEKVSKKPELKRSISNLKMEKSMPSRSHIGVGSDDSGSEALPGTKVHSHVRQVISDSGSIASDEKIEKSSLRLKADANNVMVKPGPRKRRAVRLCDDDDEDEPKTPIHGGAVKSIKSPSFVPEVLKSNKAQPEKSDHAQPVHKNFSEVEHIPSKEASSLLNNDISSSKQPGKEKADEIIPVHNSPEKFDPKQIPSKVAKLRTGSPVKSPQSVPAAKSTAEQHKASKPSLKVSSSATEKKAAHGFSKSSNNISTSQNQTASHKKKLGSSVEISKTTPKRLQQDAEVPAATGGLKEADAFHRLDVSMEEKSSLYIGSGTPEAAKSMKHLIAVAQAKRRQAHSQSFPLSIHNIQEGTPSPSTVQSFLPASGHVTQADVQAVYENPTLASPSTNDPLSASQNQPDTEEIEDVRVGSVQRGPGGSLSGGTEAAVARDAFEGMIETLSRTKDSIGRATRLAIDCAKYGIANEVVELLIRKLESETSFHRKVDLFFLVDSITQCSHNQKGIAGASYIPIVQAALPRLLGAAAPPGANARENRRQCLKVLRLWLERKILPESVLRRHMDEIGVSNDDITVSLSLRRPSRAERSVDDPIREMEGMLVDEYGSNATFQLPGFLSCQPFDDDEEDDDLPVNSSKDTYDASPAHLTPTLGESETSTVTPNDKRHCILEDVDGELEMEDVSGHLKDERTEFHNSSDEVDLQPQGSDRNLDLTSNISAEIPTSVEGSPPLPPGSPPPPPPLPSSPPPPPPPSSPSPPPPPPPPMLQPPPPPLPPSCPTLPLVPQSSGVARPSHLSQSIRPPQPSHQSSPQLGYHQNVPHNYSATTSGNQFVQMAGNAFPGGHGNAVAKNEIFPQAAAFAPTAACSTQEPPSGFNPSRQLEYGQNDMYANVQVPQANHQFQQSNLPFAQRPGHPAPPQSSSSQYSFPNPTGQQHPPHSFHPPFPLPSIPDGRRQFVADDQWRMSSSEFKTNNQHGVWRGQNPSCSGPPFGQEGHFRPPVERPPVSNIGFQHAMPNNIPAAPPTSGHGIPQMLPCRPDMPALNCWRPT; via the exons ATGGCTCCCGGGCGTCGACGCGGAGCGAACAAGGCGAAGGCGAACGGACACTTGCGGTTAGGCGATCTCGTCCTCGCTAAGGTCAAGGGCTTCCCTGCTTGGCCTGCCAAG ATAAGCAGGCCTGAAGATTGGCAGAAGCCCCCTGATCCAAAGAAATATTTTGTTCAATTTTTCGGTACTAAAGAAAT AGCTTTTGTTGCCCCTGCAGATATTCAGGCTTTTACCAGTGAGTCTAAAAATAAGTTGTCTGCACGGGGTCAAGGCAAGACTAAGTACTTTACTCAAGCTGTGAAGGAAATCTGCGCAGCATTTGATGAAATACAGAGACCGAAGCCTAGTGGTTTGACAGATGATACTGATAACTCTAATATTGGGTCAGAGGCTCCTTCCGTTGATGGAGGAGTGGGTAACATAGCAGACACTAATGATGCTGCGGTATCAAACAGTGAGAAAGATAGCAATGCTTGCTCTACTTTTGAGAACTCTGCTCAATTAATTGGAGAACATGAAAGGCAAGATGAGAAGCTTTCTGTACCTAACCTTGAAAGTTCTTCACCTGTGGTAAAAAATAAGTTATCTGTTAGTCCAGTTATAAAGAATGCTAACAAATCTAATGCTGCAAAGAATGCTGGTGTTTTTAGACAAGAAGAAGGTGTGCATAGTCTTTTGACAAATGGAAGCAAGCCTAGAAAGCTTGGTACCGACTCAAAAAGAAATGATGCTGCAGATGATCGAAATCAAAATGGTGGATCTTTTGCTGGGTCATTTTCAATGAAAGGAGACTCTACTGAGGGTGCTAATCTTTCCAGATCTGGAGAGACATTGAAAAGtgggaaaaaaaggaaaaattcatTTTCTGTTAAATCAGATTCTCTTGATATTCTTCATTCAGACTCAAAGGATCATACTGGAACAAAAAATAAGACCTTATTAAAAGTTAAAAGAAGCCTGGATTCTGAGGAGGCTGATTCCAAAGATTCTGGGAAGCAAAAGAAGATCCAAATACATGCAAAGAATACCAAGAAGCTTAAGCGCATGGATGCCAAAGATGATAGAAGCACTTCTCCTGGTTCTACTGTTGAAGAAAAAGTTTCTAAAAAGCCAGAGTTGAAAAGGTCCATATCAAATTTGAAAATGGAAAAAAGCATGCCATCAAGGAGTCACATTGGTGTAGGTTCTGATGATTCTGGCTCTGAGGCACTACCAGGGACCAAAGTTCACAGCCATGTACGACAAGTTATCTCTGATTCTGGTAGCATTGCTTCTGATGagaagatagagaagagttctcttaGACTGAAGGCTGATGCAAATAATGTCATGGTAAAACCAGGACCGCGGAAACGCAGAGCTGTTCGCCTTTGTGATGATGACGATGAGGATGAACCTAAAACTCCTATTCATGGAGGAGCTGTAAAAAGTATTAAGTCACCATCTTTTGTTCCGGAGGTCTTGAAGAGTAACAAGGCACAACCAGAGAAATCTGATCATGCTCAGCCAGTTCACAAAAATTTTAGTGAAGTTGAGCATATCCCTTCGAAAGAAGCATCTTCTCTGTTAAATAATGATATCTCATCTTCTAAGCAGCCTGGGAAAGAGAAAGCTGATGAAATTATTCCTGTACATAATAGTCCTGAAAAATTCGATCCAAAGCAAATTCCTTCAAAGGTGGCAAAATTGCGCACTGGGTCTCCAGTAAAATCACCTCAGTCTGTTCCTGCAGCAAAGTCAACTGCCGAGCAACATAAAGCTTCCAAACCTTCACTTAAAGTTTCCAGTAGTGCTACTGAAAAGAAGGCTGCTCATGGATTTTCAAAGTCTTCTAATAACATAAGTACTTCTCAGAATCAGACTGCATCTCATAAAAAGAAGCTTGGATCTTCAGTAGAAATTTCTAAAACTACTCCAAAAAGATTGCAGCAGGATGCTGAAGTTCCTGCGGCAACAGGTGGTTTAAAGGAGGCTGATGCTTTTCATCG TTTGGATGTAAGCATGGAAGAAAAAAGCAGTTTATATATTGGTTCTGGGACTCCAGAAGCTGCTAAAAGTATGAAGCATCTGATTGCGGTTGCTCAGGCGAAAAGAAGACAAGCTCATTCTCAAAGTTTTCCTCTTAGCATTCACAATATTCAAGAAGGGACTCCTAGCCCATCCACAGTTCAGTCATTTCTGCCTGCCTCAGGCCATGTTACACAGGCAGATGTGCAGGCAGTTTATGAGAATCCAACATTGGCATCTCCATCAACCAATGATCCTCTCTCGGCTTCTCAAAATCAACCTGATACTGAGGAAATCGAGGACGTAAGAGTTGGTTCAGTACAAAGGGGTCCAGGGGGCTCGCTTAGTGGAGGCACTGAGGCTGCTGTTGCTCGTGATGCTTTTGAAGGAATGATTGAAACATTGTCAAGAACAAAGGACAGTATTGGGCGTGCAACTCGCCTTGCCATTGACTGTGCTAAGTATGGCATTGCCAATGAG GTTGTTGAACTTCTCATCAGAAAGCTGGAAAGTGAAACTAGTTTTCACCGCAAGGTGGATTTGTTCTTTCTTGTGGACTCCATCACCCAGTGCTCGCATAATCAGAAAG GCATTGCTGGAGCCTCCTACATCCCTATAGTTCAAGCAGCATTGCCACGCCTTCTTGGTGCTGCTGCTCCCCCTGGGGCTAATGCGCGTGAGAATCGTCGTCAGTGTCTGAAG GTTCTAAGGCTGTGGCTTGAGAGGAAAATTTTGCCTGAATCAGTTCTTCGCCGTCACATGGATGAGATTGGAGTTTCAAATGATGATATAACAGTTAGCCTTTCCCTCAGGCGCCCATCTAGAGCTGAGCGGTCGGTGGATGACCCAATCAGAGAAATGGAAGGCATGCTTGTTGATGAATATGGCAG TAATGCTACATTTCAGCTGCCTGGCTTTTTATCTTGCCAACCATTTGATGACGATGAGGAAGATGATGATTTACCGGTTAATTCAAGTAAGGATACATATGATGCATCTCCAGCACATCTAACGCCCACCCTTGGGGAATCGGAAACTTCTACTGTTACCCCAAATGACAAGCGCCATTGTATCTTGGAGGATGTGGATGGCGAACTAGAAATGGAAGATGTTTCAGGCCACCTGAAGGACGAAAGGACTGAATTTCATAATAGTTCTGATGAAGTAGATTTGCAACCCCAAGGATCAGATAGGAACTTGGATCTTACTTCAAACATTTCAGCAGAGATACCCACTTCTGTGGAGGGTTCTCCTCCATTACCACCTGGTTCACCTCCTCCACCCCCACCTTTGCCTTCTTcacctccaccaccacctcctccatCATCTCCATCTCCACCCCCACCTCCACCACCTCCAATGTTGCAACCCCCACCTCCTCCTTTACCACCCTCGTGCCCAACACTGCCATTGGTTCCACAATCATCTGGAGTTGCTCGCCCTTCGCACCTCTCCCAGTCAATAAGGCCACCTCAGCCATCACATCAGTCGTCTCCGCAGTTAGGTTATCATCAGAATGTGCCTCATAACTATAGTGCCACAACAAGT GGTAATCAGTTTGTTCAAATGGCTGGGAATGCTTTTCCGGGAGGTCACGGTAATGCAGTTGCGAAGAATGAAATATTCCCACAAGCAGCTGCTTTTGCACCAACAGCAGCCTGCAGCACCCAGGAACCACCTTCTGGTTTTAACCCTTCAAGGCAATTAGAATATGGACAAAATGATATGTATGCAAATGTGCAAGTTCCCCAAGCCAACCATCAATTTCAACAGAGTAATCTACCGTTTGCTCAAAGACCGGGACATCCTGCCCCACCCCAAAGTTCGTCAAGTCAGTACTCTTTTCCAAACCCTACGGGTCAGCAGCATCCTCCACATTCATTCCATCCACCTTTCCCTTTGCCATCCATTCCAGATGGCCGGAGGCAATTCGTTGCTGATGACCAATGGAGAATGTCGTCAAGTGAATTTAAAACGAACAATCAACACGGTGTTTGGAGAGGGCAAAATCCTTCATGCTCTGGTCCACCGTTTGGGCAAGAAG GTCATTTCCGGCCACCAGTTGAAAGACCACCAGTAAGCAACATAGGCTTCCAGCATGCAATGCCAAATAACATACCTGCTGCTCCACCAACATCAG GACATGGTATTCCCCAGATGTTGCCTTGTAGGCCTGACATGCCTGCTCTGAATTGTTGGAGACCGACTTGA
- the LOC112789196 gene encoding ATP-dependent Clp protease proteolytic subunit 2, mitochondrial, producing MRGLLSSTKLIASKLFHHHHGGVAAATSPPQLMRNMSLIPMVIEHSSRGERAYDIFSRLLKERIVCINGPISDDTAHVVVAQLLFLESENPSKPIHMYLNSPGGAVTAGLAIYDTMQYIRSPIHTICLGQAASMGSLLLAAGAKGQRRSLPNATVMIHQPSGGYSGQAKDIAIHTKQIVRMWDSLNAIYAKHTGQPVDIIQKNMDRDYFMTAEEAKEFGIIDEVIDQRPLTLVSDAVTSEDKDKDSS from the exons ATGAGAGGCCTCCTTTCAAGTACGAAGCTCATTGCTTCGAAGCTCTTCCATCATCACCATGGAGGAGTAGCAGCAGCAACATCACCACCTCAATTGATGCGGAACATGAGCCTCATTCCAATGGTGATCGAGCACTCCTCCCGAGGAGAGAGAGCCTACGATATCTTCTCCCGACTCCTCAAGGAGCGCATCGTCTGCATCAACGGACCCATCTCCGACGACACCGCACACGTCGTCGTCGCCCAGCTCCTCTTCCTCGAGTCCGAGAACCCTTCCAAGCCCATCCACATGTACCTCAATTCCCCCGGTGGTGCCGTCACTGCAG GTCTTGCTATTTATGATACTATGCAATATATCCGGTCTCCGATTCATACAATTTGTTTGGGTCAAGCTGCATCTATGGGTTCTTTGCTATTGGCTGCGGGTGCTAAGGGTCAGAGGCGCTCTCTTCCAAATGCAACAGTCATGATTCATCAGCCTTCTGGTGGATACAGTGGTCAGGCAAAAGATATTGCTATTCATACCAAGCAGATTGTTCGGATGTGGGATTCCTTGAATGCAATTTATGCAAAGCATACAGGCCAACCAGTTGATATTATTCAGAAGAATATGGATAGGGATTATTTCATGACTGCAGAGGAGGCAAAGGAGTTTGGAATTATTGATGAGGTTATTGATCAGAGACCATTGACTTTGGTTTCAGATGCTGTTACTAGTGAAGACAAAGATAAAGACTCTAGTTAG